The proteins below come from a single Cannabis sativa cultivar Pink pepper isolate KNU-18-1 chromosome 3, ASM2916894v1, whole genome shotgun sequence genomic window:
- the LOC133035992 gene encoding uncharacterized protein LOC133035992, whose amino-acid sequence MSSSIPVASGTRSVLSGVRTLGINTISGYFVKKLFDRRFGDYVRFFSSCFFCMFYGSTGGSTSRPPMLEGANYPYWKTKMRAFLRAVNERVWMAIEYGWTCPTMMDNGVTKPKPTSLWTPDEMERANFNSKAMHALLNALSTNQLKVIANCEMAKEAWEKLRIKNEGTDAVKKSRLRALAKAFEDLSMEEEETVAEFHAKLCDISNESYALGKTYSNAKLVRKVLGVLPRRFMSKVTSIEEMRNVEELDLDELIGSLQNYEMSLTRWKKEKKKMDVNKEKGDNNIAFIHKQENKSIPDLSAGFSDEAVDLLTKNYAKFLKKKYKKQCSEGKENASKRNALGNFWHGQQPSDNKSMGIQCRECDGFGHIQAECANTLKKKKALVTTWRNSDEEKDSIVSKSSNEDKQVVAFMAQSHQSVESEDDGVSTVSEVDSIGRQNAYEEMFAQWEYMTKQIIGLNSAKEQIESEKVKLEDIVKNLNKLLDEKDNEIYKLSAELIRAKQALEFIPPGTAAINQTLQLQKPYGDRTSIGYKMLYKQGDNLGVEESITPMINLDKKDDNQSSFPSTLQSSDPTRKFHVPSGPTKVKLEGRRIAPENISQMERFIPVCHFCNRRGHIRPRCYKLQNYLKAMINRPMSFQKPNKTRKEGSQCEWRLRADRQSNVGLVAQVSLSAFLEGQWYLDSGCSRHMTGNKKLLVNYKEAKEGVVTFGDGNKGHIIGKGDLVMSRAAPLTEVLYVKGLKANLISIGQLCDANYTTVVAIEPKTGVAAAKNFGIDAAKMAEIVVAKEIVVDIVEEQHNSKKTNHQATLIDYTFE is encoded by the exons ATGTCCAGTAGTATTCCAGTTGCGTCTGGGACTCGTAGTGTTTTGTCTGGGGTTCGTACT ctgggtataaaTACGATTTCTGGGTATTTTGTTAAAAAACTTTTTGATCGGAGATTTGGGGATTACGTTCGTTTCTTTTCGTCTTGTTTCTTCTGTATGTTCTATGGCAG TACAGGAGGGTCCACATCACGACCCCCAATGCTGGAAGGTGCTAATTACCCATACTGGAAAACCAAAATGCGAGCATTCTTGAGGGCGGTGAATGAAAGAGTTTGGATGGCCATTGAATATGGTTGGACATGCCCAACGATGATGGATAACGGTGTCACCAAACCAAAACCTACGAGCTTGTGGACTCCAGATGAGATGGAGAGGGCCAATTTTAATTCGAAGGCCATGCATGCTTTGCTCAATGCACTGTCCACAAATCAATTGAAGGTCATTGCAAACTGTGAGATGGCAAAAGAGGCTTGGGAAAAACTACGAATTAAAAATGAAGGAACGGATGCTGTAAAGAAATCCCGTCTTCGTGCTTTGGCAAAAGCGTTTGAAGATTTATCaatggaggaagaagaaacggtGGCTGAGTTCCATGCTAAATTGTGTGACATATCAAATGAATCTTATGCTTTGGGAAAGACTTATTCTAATGCAAAGCTAGTTCGTAAAGTCCTTGGAGTTCTACCTAGGAGATTTATGTCTAAAGTAACCTCCATTGAAGAAATGAGAAACGTGGAGGAACTGGATCTTGATGAACTGATTGGATCCTTGCAGAATTATGAAATGTCATTAACAAggtggaagaaagaaaaaaagaagatggATGTGAACAAAGAAAAAGGGGACAACAATATTGCGTTCATTCACAAACAAGAAAACAAGTCTATCCCAGATTTGTCTGCTGGTTTCTCAGATGAAGCTGTAGATTTGCTGACCAAGAACTATGcaaaattcttgaaaaagaaGTACAAGAAACAGTGTTCCGAAGGTAAGGAAAATGCTTCCAAAAGAAATGCTCTTGGGAACTTCTGGCATGGTCAGCAACCCAGTGACAATAAGAGCATGGGCATTCAGTGTAGAGAATGTGATGGGTTCGGACACATTCAGGCCGAGTGTGCTAACACTCTCAAAAAGAAGAAAGCCCTTGTTACCACCTGGAGAAATAGTGACGAAGAAAAAGACTCTATTGTAAGCAAAAGTTCTAATGAGGATAAACAGGTAGTGGCTTTCATGGCTCAAAGTCATCAATCTGTTGAATCTGAGGATGATGGAGTCTCCACTGTGTCTGAAGTCGACAGTATTGGAAGACAAAATGCATATGAAGAGATGTTTGCTCAATGGGAATATATGACCAAGCAGATTATAGGTCTGAATAGTGCCAAGGAGCAGATAGAGTCTGAAAAAGTCAAGCTGGAGGACATTGTTAAGAATCTCAACAAACTTCTTGATGAGAAGGACAATGAGATCTACAAGCTTTCAGCTGAACTCATAAGAGCTAAACAGGCTTTAGAGTTTATCCCTCCAGGAACGGCTGCCATCAATCAAactcttcaacttcaaaaaccTTATGGTGATCGAACCTCTATTGGATACAAGATGTTGTATAAGCAAGGAGATAACTTGGGGGTAGAAGAGTCCATTACACCAATGATCAACCTAGACAAAAAGGATGACAATCAATCATCATTTCCCTCGACACTTCAGTCCTCAGACCCCACTAGAAAATTCCATGTTCCATCTGGACCTACCAAGGTGAAGTTAGAAGGAAGAAGAATTGCCCCGGAGAATATATCTCAGATGGAGAGATTCATCCCAGTGTGTCACTTCTGTAACAGGAGGGGTCATATTCGACCCAGATGCTATAAGCTGCAGAACTACTTGAAAGCTATGATCAATCGACCTATGAGTTTTCAAAAACCCAATAAAACACGAAAGGAAGGATCTCAATGTGAGTGGAGATTGAGGGCTGATCGTCAATCGAATGTTGGGTTGGTAGCTCAAGTTTCACTGTCTGCATTTCTGGAAGGACAGTGGTACTTGGATAGTGGTTGCTCTCGACACATGACGGGCAACAAGAAATTGTTAGTCAATTACAAAGAAGCAAAGGAGGGAGTTGTCACTTTTGGTGATGGAAATAAGGGCCATATTATTGGAAAAGGAGACTTGGTGATGAGTAGAGCTGCACCTCTTACTGAAGTACTGTATGTGAAAGGACTCAAGGCAAATCTGATAAGCATCggtcaactttgtgatgcaaattacact